A portion of the Flavobacterium magnum genome contains these proteins:
- a CDS encoding DEAD/DEAH box helicase codes for MPKISTTLYPYQERDIAYLFRELETSTPDRRLLYQLPTGGGKTVIFSEIARRFIAKYSRKVAILTHRSELCSQTSATLTHFGVPNDVIESATKLPDLSSDCAIAMVETLKHRIKEGKISTADVGLVIIDEAHHNAFRKLLKKFRHSYVIGVTATPFSSDISKPMNAHYHALISGDSIADLIAGGFLAKPQSVAYDVELNSLTTGIHGDFTISSSNALYGSPAMLQLLLDAYHSHADGRKTLIFNNGIDTSLKVHAAFTEAGIPIRHLDNNTGAEDRKAILQWFRKTKGAVLTSVSILTTGFDEPTVQAVILNRATTSVTLYHQMIGRGARRLPAKKTFRIIDLGNNMKRFGDWDAPMDWQHVFENPAAYAAQLNYSATATAGESHRIPAEIRTQFPNTLEFAFDVAAHYEEAVEHHKKPKTVIQDSLRQQALMCLDNADTVTEALKLASALQPEIEWRVKSYVKCIGNASKSYKDWLLADYMQRLDTLIPKLYRLRNRQQNAV; via the coding sequence ATGCCGAAAATCAGCACCACGCTTTATCCTTACCAGGAGCGCGATATCGCTTACCTCTTCCGCGAGCTCGAGACGTCAACTCCGGACCGCAGGCTCCTTTACCAACTGCCGACAGGCGGTGGGAAAACGGTCATATTTTCTGAAATTGCCAGGCGCTTCATTGCAAAATATAGCAGGAAAGTGGCCATCCTCACGCACCGCAGCGAGTTGTGCAGCCAGACATCGGCAACGCTTACGCATTTCGGGGTACCGAATGACGTCATTGAGAGTGCAACCAAATTACCCGATTTGAGCAGCGATTGTGCTATTGCCATGGTCGAAACGCTGAAACACCGGATCAAGGAGGGAAAGATAAGCACGGCAGACGTCGGCCTGGTCATCATCGATGAAGCCCACCACAATGCGTTCCGTAAATTACTGAAGAAATTCAGGCATTCGTATGTGATCGGGGTGACGGCTACGCCATTCAGTTCAGACATCAGCAAACCCATGAATGCCCATTACCATGCACTGATTTCGGGCGACAGCATTGCGGATCTTATTGCCGGTGGGTTTTTGGCCAAACCCCAGTCGGTGGCTTATGATGTAGAGCTCAACTCGTTAACAACGGGCATTCATGGCGACTTCACCATCAGTTCGTCAAACGCCTTATACGGTTCGCCGGCGATGCTTCAGTTGCTGCTCGATGCGTACCATAGCCATGCCGATGGCAGGAAAACGCTCATTTTCAACAATGGGATCGACACCTCGCTGAAGGTGCACGCCGCCTTTACCGAAGCCGGTATCCCGATCAGGCACCTCGACAACAACACCGGCGCTGAAGACAGGAAGGCCATCCTGCAGTGGTTCCGCAAAACGAAAGGGGCCGTCCTTACGTCGGTTTCTATCCTGACCACAGGATTTGACGAGCCCACGGTCCAGGCCGTCATCCTGAACAGAGCGACCACTTCCGTGACACTCTATCACCAGATGATCGGGCGCGGCGCACGGCGTCTTCCTGCAAAGAAAACGTTTCGGATCATCGATCTGGGCAATAACATGAAACGGTTCGGCGACTGGGACGCACCCATGGACTGGCAGCATGTGTTTGAGAATCCCGCAGCATATGCCGCGCAGTTGAATTACAGCGCCACCGCCACGGCAGGAGAGTCACATCGGATACCAGCCGAAATCAGGACGCAGTTTCCCAATACGCTCGAATTTGCGTTTGACGTCGCCGCGCATTACGAGGAAGCTGTTGAACATCACAAAAAGCCGAAAACGGTGATTCAGGATTCGCTACGGCAGCAGGCCTTAATGTGCCTTGACAATGCGGATACGGTTACGGAGGCGCTCAAACTCGCCTCGGCACTGCAGCCAGAAATCGAATGGCGCGTGAAGTCATACGTGAAATGCATCGGAAACGCCAGTAAAAGTTATAAGGATTGGCTGCTTGCGGATTATATGCAGCGGCTTGATACGCTGATCCCGAAATTGTACCGTTTGCGGAACAGGCAGCAAAACGCGGTTTAG
- a CDS encoding glycoside hydrolase family 130 protein: MTTMNDIARRFPENPLLMPKDLRPCSADMQIISLLNPGVFTFEGKIWLLVRVAESIAQKEGVIFFPVVNALGKVEIIEIPLNDPDLVADDPRVINYKGLDYLTTLSHLRIMCSDDGVHFYEPEDCNSIMGIGVHEQYGIEDCRVSRVGDTFYLTYTAVSDKGVGVGLRTTKDWKAFEPKGMIFPPHNKDCAIFEELIDGRFYALHRPTSPQIGGNYIWISDSPDGIHWGNHQCILKTRPGMWDSARIGAGAAPIKTDKGWLEIYHGANPEHQYCLGAFLMDLQEPAKVIARTVDPIMVPTENYELSGFFGYVVFTNGHIVEGDKLTIYYGAADEFVCGAHFSIKEILLLLQYGEPSGI; the protein is encoded by the coding sequence ATGACAACAATGAACGATATTGCCCGACGTTTCCCCGAAAACCCGCTGCTGATGCCTAAAGACCTCCGGCCCTGCAGCGCTGACATGCAGATTATCAGCCTGCTGAACCCCGGCGTATTTACTTTCGAAGGCAAAATCTGGCTGCTCGTGCGGGTTGCTGAAAGCATCGCCCAAAAGGAGGGCGTCATTTTTTTTCCTGTCGTCAACGCGCTCGGGAAGGTCGAAATCATCGAGATCCCGCTCAACGACCCGGACCTCGTTGCCGATGACCCGCGCGTCATCAACTACAAAGGGCTGGATTACCTTACGACGCTCTCACACCTGCGAATCATGTGCAGCGATGACGGCGTCCATTTTTACGAACCTGAGGACTGCAATTCAATTATGGGCATTGGGGTACACGAGCAATATGGCATCGAGGATTGCAGGGTGAGCCGCGTTGGCGACACCTTTTACCTTACCTACACGGCGGTTTCTGACAAGGGCGTCGGCGTGGGTTTGCGAACAACGAAGGACTGGAAGGCGTTTGAACCGAAAGGGATGATTTTTCCCCCACACAATAAGGACTGCGCCATTTTTGAGGAACTCATCGACGGAAGGTTCTACGCACTGCACCGCCCGACGAGTCCGCAGATTGGCGGGAACTACATTTGGATATCTGACTCTCCCGACGGCATTCATTGGGGAAACCACCAGTGCATCCTGAAGACACGTCCCGGAATGTGGGACAGCGCCAGAATAGGTGCAGGTGCCGCGCCGATAAAGACCGACAAAGGCTGGCTCGAAATTTACCACGGCGCAAACCCGGAACACCAATACTGCCTGGGCGCATTCCTGATGGACCTGCAGGAACCTGCAAAAGTCATTGCGCGCACCGTCGATCCGATTATGGTACCCACAGAAAACTATGAACTCAGCGGTTTCTTCGGCTATGTGGTATTTACCAACGGACACATCGTTGAAGGGGACAAACTCACGATTTACTATGGGGCAGCCGACGAATTTGTATGCGGCGCGCATTTCTCTATTAAAGAAATCCTGTTGCTGCTGCAATACGGAGAGCCTTCCGGGATTTGA
- a CDS encoding cryptochrome/photolyase family protein, which translates to MAQQTLRLILGDQLHHAHSWFAQVNPSVHYVMMETRSETDYTVHHIQKIAAFFTAMRRFADELRSNGHDVIYFKLNDKNNRQAFATNLAEIISRYGITHFEYQHPDEYRLRRLLEAFTETLTITTAVYDSEHFLCTPEAFSDFAKGSKSLLMENFYREMRRKHHILMRNSLPEGGQWNFDSENRKKLPKGHRPPAPLLFDTDVSEVLTDLAQHPITTMGSIDGKHFIWPTTRAESLQLLAFFTRHCLPLFGTFQDAMAPAEWSLYHSRLSFSMNTKMLSPAEVISTAVSEWEARPEDIGLNQLEGFVRQIVGWREYMRGIYWLKMPEFATLNFFNHKTDLPAFYWTGRTKMHCVRDAVQQSLTQAYAHHIQRLMITGNFALLAGIDPDQVDDWYLGIYIDAIEWVEITNTRGMSQFADGGLIGTKPYVSSAAYIDRMSHYCGTCFYDKSKKTGPRACPFNSLYWNFYDRHREKLSKNPRIGMVYSLWDKMTPNDKSAILEQAAHYLEHLDAL; encoded by the coding sequence ATGGCACAGCAAACCCTTAGGCTCATCCTGGGCGACCAGTTGCATCACGCCCATTCGTGGTTTGCACAGGTGAATCCGTCGGTGCATTATGTCATGATGGAAACCCGCAGCGAAACCGATTATACCGTACATCACATCCAGAAAATAGCCGCGTTCTTTACTGCGATGCGACGTTTTGCTGACGAACTGCGTTCGAACGGCCACGACGTGATTTACTTCAAGCTTAATGACAAAAACAACCGGCAGGCTTTCGCCACAAATCTCGCAGAAATCATCAGCCGCTACGGCATCACGCATTTTGAGTATCAGCATCCGGACGAATACCGATTACGCCGGCTTTTGGAAGCATTCACCGAAACCCTGACGATCACCACTGCTGTTTATGACAGTGAACACTTTTTGTGTACGCCAGAAGCATTCAGTGATTTTGCGAAAGGAAGCAAAAGCCTGCTGATGGAGAATTTTTACCGGGAGATGCGCCGGAAGCACCACATCCTGATGCGTAATAGCCTGCCAGAAGGTGGACAATGGAATTTTGACAGCGAAAACAGGAAGAAACTGCCCAAGGGCCACCGCCCTCCCGCCCCACTGCTCTTTGATACAGATGTCTCTGAAGTGCTGACGGATCTTGCACAGCATCCCATTACCACGATGGGATCAATCGACGGAAAACATTTCATCTGGCCGACCACGCGGGCCGAATCGCTGCAATTGCTTGCGTTTTTTACACGGCACTGCCTGCCGCTGTTCGGTACCTTCCAGGACGCGATGGCACCGGCAGAATGGTCGCTGTACCACTCGCGGCTGTCGTTTTCAATGAACACCAAAATGCTTTCCCCGGCAGAGGTCATCAGCACGGCCGTATCAGAATGGGAAGCGCGCCCTGAAGACATCGGGCTGAACCAGCTCGAAGGATTTGTTCGTCAGATTGTGGGTTGGCGCGAATACATGCGCGGCATTTACTGGCTAAAAATGCCGGAATTTGCGACGCTCAACTTTTTCAACCATAAGACCGATCTGCCTGCATTCTACTGGACCGGCCGTACAAAAATGCACTGTGTGAGGGATGCGGTGCAGCAGTCGCTTACGCAGGCTTATGCGCACCACATACAGCGGTTAATGATCACCGGTAACTTTGCGCTGCTGGCGGGCATCGACCCGGATCAGGTTGACGATTGGTACCTCGGCATTTACATCGACGCCATAGAGTGGGTTGAAATCACCAATACCCGCGGCATGAGCCAGTTTGCAGATGGCGGACTAATTGGCACCAAGCCTTATGTAAGCTCCGCGGCATATATTGATCGCATGAGCCACTATTGCGGAACCTGTTTCTACGACAAGTCCAAAAAAACCGGACCCCGCGCCTGCCCTTTCAATAGCCTGTATTGGAATTTCTACGACAGGCACCGGGAGAAACTTTCGAAAAATCCGAGGATCGGTATGGTATACAGCCTTTGGGACAAGATGACGCCGAACGACAAATCCGCGATCCTTGAGCAGGCAGCTCATTATCTGGAACACCTCGACGCGCTGTAA
- a CDS encoding response regulator translates to MTTILIIEDNDDIRENVSEILALAGYKVYEANNGKAGAELAIQHLPDLILCDIMMGDLDGYGVLHLLNKHAQTRAIPFVFMTAKSERSDIRKGMELGADDYLTKPFDDTELLSAIETRLKKKQVQQEFYSQSIKKLSDIVSAKDGLSVLYTALEERKVRPFRKNQVIYYEGDRAGNVWLVLDGRVKTAKMAEDGRELLTGIFEADDFVGINILFSDGMYSDTATAATDSHLCNFPKEQFESFISLYPDVAEKFIRILSNQIRQQEEQLMQLAYQSVRKRISEAVLRMYRQQSTSDSFNASRTDLASLSGTAPETVSRTLSDFKEEGLIEKKGSTIRILDVGKLEKIRN, encoded by the coding sequence ATGACCACCATACTGATTATTGAAGACAACGATGACATCCGTGAAAATGTGTCCGAAATCCTGGCACTCGCCGGGTATAAGGTGTATGAAGCCAATAACGGAAAAGCCGGTGCAGAGTTGGCCATACAGCATTTACCCGACCTTATATTATGCGATATTATGATGGGCGACCTTGACGGGTATGGTGTACTGCACCTGCTCAACAAACATGCCCAGACCAGGGCCATACCGTTTGTTTTCATGACCGCTAAATCGGAACGTTCCGATATCAGGAAAGGGATGGAACTCGGTGCCGATGACTACCTCACCAAACCTTTTGACGACACCGAACTGCTCAGCGCCATAGAGACGCGCCTGAAAAAGAAACAGGTACAGCAGGAATTTTACAGCCAGTCAATCAAGAAACTGTCCGATATTGTTTCGGCAAAAGACGGCTTGAGTGTCCTTTATACGGCGCTTGAGGAGCGCAAGGTGAGGCCTTTCCGAAAGAATCAGGTCATTTATTATGAAGGTGACCGCGCAGGTAATGTCTGGCTAGTACTTGACGGCCGCGTCAAAACGGCAAAAATGGCGGAGGACGGCCGTGAATTGCTCACCGGCATATTCGAGGCCGATGATTTCGTGGGTATCAATATACTTTTTTCCGATGGGATGTATTCAGATACTGCGACCGCTGCAACTGACAGCCATTTGTGCAATTTTCCCAAAGAGCAATTCGAGTCGTTTATCAGCTTATATCCTGATGTCGCCGAAAAATTCATACGCATCCTTTCAAACCAGATCCGGCAGCAGGAAGAACAACTGATGCAGCTCGCCTACCAGTCGGTACGCAAAAGGATTTCAGAGGCTGTGTTGCGCATGTACCGCCAGCAATCCACATCCGACAGTTTTAATGCGAGCCGCACTGACCTCGCGTCACTTTCAGGCACGGCGCCCGAAACCGTCAGCAGGACGCTCAGCGATTTTAAGGAAGAAGGACTCATTGAAAAAAAAGGCAGTACAATCAGGATCCTCGATGTCGGTAAATTAGAAAAGATCCGAAATTAG
- the folE gene encoding GTP cyclohydrolase I FolE has protein sequence MSNYRKIEQYDEEKTVQLAVHLKGVLSILGEDVTREGLEKTPERAGKAYQFLTQGYEIDPLEILKAALFAEDHKQMVVVKNIEVYSMCEHHLLPFFGKVHVAYIPNGKIVGLSKIPRVVEAFARRLQVQERLTDQIKDCIQAALDPLGVAVVMECQHMCMQMRGIQKQNSVTTTSSFNGAFEKDKTRKEFISLISNRLH, from the coding sequence ATGAGTAATTACAGAAAAATCGAACAGTATGACGAAGAGAAAACGGTGCAATTGGCCGTCCATCTGAAGGGTGTACTGTCGATTTTAGGGGAAGATGTGACTAGGGAAGGACTGGAAAAAACGCCGGAACGCGCCGGCAAAGCGTACCAATTCCTGACGCAGGGCTACGAAATCGATCCGTTGGAAATCCTAAAGGCGGCGCTTTTCGCAGAAGACCATAAACAAATGGTAGTTGTCAAGAATATTGAGGTGTATTCAATGTGCGAACACCACCTCCTGCCATTCTTCGGCAAAGTGCACGTGGCCTATATCCCCAACGGGAAGATTGTCGGGCTGAGCAAGATTCCAAGGGTAGTCGAGGCGTTTGCCCGAAGATTGCAGGTGCAGGAAAGGCTGACCGACCAGATTAAGGATTGCATCCAGGCAGCATTGGACCCGTTAGGTGTTGCGGTGGTCATGGAGTGCCAGCACATGTGCATGCAGATGCGCGGCATCCAGAAGCAGAACAGTGTCACGACGACCTCATCTTTTAATGGGGCATTTGAAAAGGATAAGACGCGAAAGGAATTCATCAGCCTGATTTCGAACCGACTGCATTAG
- a CDS encoding DUF2256 domain-containing protein, with amino-acid sequence MRSVKKQHLPQKICAACGRPFTWRKKWEKDWEQVKYCSERCKRNKNGTANP; translated from the coding sequence GTGCGGTCCGTTAAAAAACAACACCTCCCTCAGAAAATATGCGCGGCATGCGGGCGGCCGTTTACATGGCGAAAAAAATGGGAAAAGGACTGGGAACAGGTGAAATATTGCAGCGAACGTTGTAAAAGAAACAAAAATGGCACAGCAAACCCTTAG
- a CDS encoding TIGR03643 family protein — protein sequence MALLLKEFSPAELDRIIEMAWEDRTPFEAIRHQFGLTEESVKATMKAQLKFSSYKRWRQRVEHCRTKHLKKRDDSITRFRCSRQRAISGNRISKR from the coding sequence ATGGCATTACTCCTTAAAGAATTTTCGCCGGCGGAACTCGACCGTATTATTGAAATGGCCTGGGAAGACCGCACGCCTTTTGAGGCAATCCGGCACCAATTCGGACTCACTGAAGAATCGGTAAAAGCGACAATGAAAGCGCAACTGAAGTTCAGCAGCTACAAACGCTGGAGACAACGCGTCGAACATTGCAGGACCAAACACCTCAAGAAGCGTGATGACAGCATCACCCGATTCAGGTGCAGCCGGCAGCGCGCGATTTCAGGCAACAGGATTTCTAAACGGTAA
- a CDS encoding BON domain-containing protein, with product MSKSAVTGRYAAAAINMMAVIFYWWDMSDFCVKYHPYMKSDSNIRQQVVKALEANTLLQAPEIAVEVHDGHVTLTGFADKFYKKDLAKKTAREVEGIKSVHEDIRIVIADASRISDDEIQNRIARQFVKNFGNAHHDIKSIVKDGCIWLEGRLKWKYQKDLAGECISGIDGIKTIENNITVPDTIDAAISEKDVFAAIYGDHSITSDIRIEIVGNRVILKGSVENVDQKNLVTRLVRTVPGVKEIENFLFAQRAS from the coding sequence ATGTCCAAGAGCGCTGTCACCGGTCGTTATGCTGCGGCCGCGATAAATATGATGGCCGTCATTTTCTATTGGTGGGATATGAGTGATTTTTGTGTAAAATACCATCCGTACATGAAAAGTGACAGCAACATAAGGCAACAGGTTGTCAAGGCGCTTGAAGCGAACACGCTTTTGCAGGCGCCTGAAATTGCCGTGGAAGTGCATGATGGCCATGTGACACTGACCGGATTTGCTGATAAATTCTATAAAAAAGACCTCGCAAAAAAAACGGCCAGGGAGGTCGAAGGCATCAAATCGGTTCATGAGGACATCCGCATTGTCATCGCCGATGCATCTCGTATCAGCGACGACGAAATCCAGAACCGTATCGCTCGCCAGTTTGTGAAAAATTTCGGCAATGCCCACCATGACATCAAATCGATTGTCAAAGACGGCTGCATATGGCTGGAAGGGCGCCTGAAATGGAAATACCAGAAAGACCTTGCCGGCGAGTGTATCAGCGGCATCGATGGCATCAAAACGATTGAGAATAACATCACCGTCCCGGACACGATAGATGCGGCAATTAGCGAGAAAGACGTGTTCGCAGCCATTTATGGCGACCATTCCATCACGAGCGACATCAGGATTGAAATTGTGGGGAACCGCGTCATCCTGAAAGGTTCCGTAGAAAACGTAGACCAGAAAAACCTGGTCACCCGACTTGTGCGCACGGTGCCCGGGGTAAAAGAGATTGAAAATTTCCTGTTCGCACAACGCGCTTCTTAA
- a CDS encoding response regulator, whose protein sequence is MKYNKILVIDNDWDDIDIFRKAVLAVSPAIRCTFKSDAQLALDYLREKRLVPKAIFLDIEMEKLNGHEFLKLVKEDETISHIPVFILSNHSADTIKSQTIAAGAAGFITKPSTFPELVSILRDVLL, encoded by the coding sequence ATGAAATACAATAAAATTTTAGTCATCGACAACGATTGGGATGATATTGATATATTTCGAAAGGCGGTATTGGCGGTGTCTCCGGCGATACGATGTACATTTAAGTCAGACGCACAGCTCGCGCTAGACTATCTAAGGGAAAAGCGTCTTGTGCCTAAAGCCATTTTCCTCGATATCGAAATGGAAAAGCTCAACGGCCACGAATTCCTCAAACTCGTAAAAGAAGACGAGACCATTAGCCACATCCCGGTTTTTATCCTTTCAAACCATTCGGCTGACACAATCAAATCGCAGACAATTGCTGCCGGTGCCGCTGGTTTTATTACCAAGCCGTCTACCTTTCCCGAGCTCGTATCAATCCTGCGTGACGTATTGCTGTGA
- a CDS encoding zinc-dependent alcohol dehydrogenase encodes MKAAVIHGPGSIQYDTVEDPKLKQRDDIILKVTSTAICGSDLHIYSGGFPQPRPMVLGHEFMGIIEEVGPDVKHLKPGDRVVVPFPIACGNCFFCNHDVPGNCEHSNPEHYGPEGGILTEKGGALFGYTDLYGGYDGGQAQYVRVPYANFGPRVVPENLTDEQVLFLTDIFPTGYTGVDWGEVKGGETVAIFGSGPVGIMAAKSAVLRGAAQVIVVDTVQYRLDKAAASTGCTTILWEDGPKEVVEQIRALTQGRGADVCIDAVGFEPDRGLIDRVKATINFEKGSTKVLEACMSAVRRSGIVSVLGVYGVNYDNFPLGQFFDKGITLRGGQAPAHKHIDKLLEYVVQGKVQLDDIITHRLPLSDIAHAYDIFKKRVDGCVKVVLDPWS; translated from the coding sequence ATGAAAGCAGCCGTAATCCATGGACCGGGGTCGATACAATATGACACCGTCGAAGATCCGAAATTGAAACAAAGGGATGACATTATCCTGAAGGTGACGTCCACAGCCATTTGCGGCTCTGACCTTCACATTTATTCAGGGGGATTCCCGCAGCCGCGTCCTATGGTGCTTGGTCACGAATTCATGGGCATAATCGAGGAAGTCGGCCCTGACGTAAAGCACCTGAAGCCCGGCGACCGTGTAGTGGTGCCATTTCCGATAGCTTGCGGAAACTGCTTTTTCTGCAACCACGACGTGCCCGGCAACTGCGAACACAGCAACCCGGAGCACTATGGGCCTGAAGGCGGCATCCTCACAGAGAAAGGTGGTGCGTTGTTTGGATACACTGACCTTTACGGCGGTTACGACGGCGGACAGGCACAGTATGTGCGCGTTCCGTATGCGAATTTCGGACCGCGCGTGGTGCCAGAGAATCTGACCGACGAACAAGTACTATTCCTCACCGACATATTTCCTACAGGATACACAGGTGTCGACTGGGGTGAGGTAAAAGGAGGGGAAACTGTAGCCATTTTTGGTTCCGGGCCAGTGGGAATCATGGCGGCAAAAAGTGCCGTATTGCGTGGCGCGGCACAGGTGATCGTTGTAGATACCGTGCAGTACCGATTGGACAAGGCCGCGGCAAGCACCGGCTGCACGACCATTTTGTGGGAGGACGGTCCGAAGGAGGTCGTGGAGCAGATCCGCGCGCTCACCCAGGGTCGCGGGGCTGATGTCTGCATCGACGCCGTAGGCTTTGAGCCGGATCGCGGGTTGATCGACCGGGTAAAGGCCACGATCAATTTCGAAAAAGGCTCAACCAAGGTGCTGGAAGCCTGTATGAGCGCCGTACGCCGTAGCGGGATCGTATCGGTATTGGGCGTCTATGGCGTGAATTATGATAACTTCCCGCTGGGCCAGTTCTTTGACAAAGGAATTACATTGCGAGGCGGACAGGCACCGGCGCACAAGCACATCGACAAACTGCTGGAGTATGTTGTGCAGGGCAAGGTGCAGCTTGATGACATCATCACGCACCGACTGCCGCTTTCTGACATTGCCCATGCCTATGACATTTTCAAAAAACGGGTCGACGGTTGCGTAAAAGTAGTGCTTGACCCGTGGAGTTAG
- a CDS encoding GIN domain-containing protein, producing the protein MKTTILPFLLLLCTSSIFSQINGSGNTVSKSYDFTDFDKVSLNDLDGEVTIDIGKTWSVTATIDDNLSDLLQVRLDAREHLLDLSLKGNKDNRLYIENTHIRIAITMPEASVIRHDGNSHVTLSHVNGKYLRIENVSNGHLTASGKVDQLDIVHAGNGNIDARQLNCGQAGIQSDGNGQVIVCAEGKLAATGSGNGDILNTGKAAFSGSSRHQGNGKLIVKPKS; encoded by the coding sequence ATGAAAACCACAATCCTTCCCTTTCTGCTGCTGCTTTGCACTTCCAGCATCTTTTCCCAAATCAATGGTTCGGGCAACACTGTTTCCAAATCGTACGACTTTACCGATTTTGACAAGGTCAGCTTAAACGACTTAGATGGCGAGGTCACTATCGACATCGGCAAAACCTGGTCGGTTACGGCCACAATTGATGACAATCTTTCAGACTTGCTGCAGGTCAGGCTCGATGCCCGGGAGCATTTGCTGGACCTCTCCCTTAAAGGGAATAAGGACAACAGGCTGTATATCGAAAATACACACATCAGGATTGCGATTACCATGCCGGAAGCCTCCGTCATCAGGCACGATGGCAACAGCCATGTTACCCTATCACATGTCAACGGAAAATATTTACGGATCGAAAACGTCTCCAATGGCCATTTGACCGCGTCGGGCAAGGTCGACCAGCTTGATATCGTGCATGCCGGCAACGGTAACATCGATGCACGCCAGCTCAACTGCGGGCAGGCTGGGATACAAAGTGATGGAAACGGCCAGGTCATCGTTTGTGCCGAGGGTAAGCTAGCTGCCACAGGGTCAGGTAACGGTGATATCCTGAATACGGGCAAAGCCGCTTTTTCAGGCTCGTCGCGCCACCAGGGGAACGGCAAGCTTATCGTCAAGCCCAAATCCTAG